One genomic window of Mucilaginibacter sp. SJ includes the following:
- a CDS encoding RNA recognition motif domain-containing protein — protein MVKLFVGGFPLEMTELELVKMIGPHGDVETIKIVRDKKTRICKGYAFLEMKDRTGAENAVIALDGTPIADRVLSVKINDDFVKKTPPPRKSFGYGNNNNRGTGDRTNNTRNYNSPSNYRSNNDQSPGGDRPRRPRKTM, from the coding sequence ATGGTCAAATTATTTGTAGGCGGCTTTCCTCTGGAAATGACAGAGCTGGAACTTGTTAAAATGATAGGTCCACATGGCGATGTGGAAACGATTAAAATTGTACGCGACAAAAAAACAAGGATATGCAAAGGATATGCATTTCTTGAAATGAAGGACCGCACCGGGGCCGAGAACGCGGTAATTGCCTTAGACGGTACGCCCATTGCCGATCGGGTATTAAGTGTAAAAATAAACGACGACTTTGTTAAGAAAACTCCTCCGCCACGTAAGTCATTTGGATACGGCAACAACAATAATAGAGGCACCGGTGACAGAACTAACAATACCCGAAACTATAATAGCCCAAGCAATTACCGGAGCAATAATGATCAGTCACCTGGAGGTGACAGACCAAGGCGCCCCAGAAAAACGATGTAA